A part of Micromonospora chersina genomic DNA contains:
- a CDS encoding malonic semialdehyde reductase, whose translation MSAPAGELLALDRAAQDLLFRAARTANAFTDEPVDEEQVRAIHDLVRNGPTAMNAQPLRVLLLRSAPARARLLPYLSSGNRDKTASAPLTAVLAADVDWHDRLPELFPHRPGARDWFTGDPAGREAQARFNAALQIGYLLVGVRAAGLAAGPMAGFDAAGVEREFFPDGRHRVLLLMNIGRPAPDAWRERLPRLDYAEVVGTL comes from the coding sequence GTGAGCGCACCCGCCGGCGAACTGCTCGCGCTCGACCGGGCCGCCCAGGACCTGCTGTTCCGGGCGGCCCGCACGGCCAACGCGTTCACCGACGAACCGGTCGACGAGGAGCAGGTGCGGGCCATCCACGACCTGGTCCGCAACGGACCGACCGCGATGAACGCCCAGCCGCTGCGGGTGCTGCTGCTGCGCTCGGCGCCGGCGCGGGCCCGGCTGCTGCCGTACCTCAGCTCCGGCAACCGGGACAAGACGGCGAGCGCGCCGCTGACCGCGGTGCTCGCCGCCGACGTGGACTGGCACGACCGGCTGCCCGAGCTGTTCCCGCACCGGCCCGGCGCGCGGGACTGGTTCACCGGCGACCCGGCCGGCCGGGAGGCCCAGGCCCGGTTCAACGCGGCGCTCCAGATCGGCTACCTGCTGGTCGGGGTACGCGCCGCCGGGCTGGCCGCCGGCCCGATGGCCGGGTTCGACGCGGCCGGGGTGGAGCGCGAGTTCTTCCCGGACGGCCGGCACCGGGTGCTGCTGCTCATGAACATCGGCCGCCCGGCGCCGGACGCCTGGCGGGAGCGGCTGCCCCGGCTCGACTACGCCGAGGTGGTCGGCACCCTCTGA
- a CDS encoding RrF2 family transcriptional regulator: MQISARGDYAVRAALSLATAYPTLLSTQAIAAEQDMPRKFLEAVLADLRRAGIVRAQRGAEGGYTLARPPRDVTIGQILRAVDGPLAGVRGLRPEETQYEGAAENLPRLWVAVRAAVRQVVDEVSLAEMASGKLPGHVRKLIARPDAWEPR; the protein is encoded by the coding sequence GTGCAGATCTCCGCGCGCGGCGACTACGCGGTCCGGGCCGCACTGAGCCTGGCCACCGCGTACCCCACCCTGCTGTCCACCCAGGCCATCGCGGCGGAGCAGGACATGCCCCGCAAGTTCCTGGAGGCGGTCCTGGCCGACCTGCGCCGGGCCGGGATCGTCCGGGCCCAGCGCGGCGCCGAGGGCGGCTACACCCTGGCCCGGCCGCCGCGCGACGTCACCATCGGGCAGATCCTGCGCGCCGTCGACGGTCCGCTCGCCGGGGTACGCGGGCTGCGCCCCGAGGAGACGCAGTACGAGGGCGCGGCCGAGAACCTGCCGCGGCTCTGGGTGGCCGTCCGCGCCGCCGTCCGGCAGGTGGTCGACGAGGTGAGCCTGGCCGAGATGGCCAGCGGGAAGCTCCCGGGCCACGTCCGCAAGCTGATCGCCCGCCCCGACGCCTGGGAGCCCCGCTGA
- a CDS encoding DUF397 domain-containing protein: MDLSRAVWRKSTRSGSSGNCVEVATPPQVVMVRDSKQPHGPLLCFSHGDWVAFIQRIKVGSFQA; encoded by the coding sequence ATGGACCTGTCTCGCGCTGTCTGGCGCAAGAGCACCAGGTCCGGTTCAAGCGGCAACTGCGTCGAAGTGGCCACGCCACCCCAGGTCGTCATGGTCCGCGACAGCAAGCAGCCGCACGGACCCCTGCTCTGCTTCTCCCACGGCGATTGGGTCGCCTTCATCCAGCGCATCAAGGTCGGCAGCTTCCAAGCGTAG
- a CDS encoding helix-turn-helix transcriptional regulator, translating to MVTTGQPSPATRTDLSTPAVDPDGIVTGALADLAPASGWSRPVLLDADLLILVTHGHGSAELDFRALPCRPGTLLRARPGQVLRCLGPQLDATVVRWGPATLRGLDVDPDAVPAYRQLAGEDEDAVISEVTQLAVDADRHAGMPAAAALLRHQLAVLLLRLSLLPGGEERATPRAETETFRRMCREVERGYRHTRRVEDYAAQLGCSVRTLTRACLAVTGRSAKQVIDERVALQASRLLAATDEPIARIGRRLGFPEPTNFGRFFTREVGVSPGAFRAAREQPLPVRMVRPRPPADSPAPAGRA from the coding sequence ATGGTCACTACCGGTCAGCCCTCCCCGGCCACCCGCACCGACCTGTCCACGCCTGCCGTCGACCCGGACGGGATCGTCACCGGTGCGCTCGCCGACCTGGCGCCGGCGTCCGGCTGGTCGCGGCCGGTCCTGCTCGACGCCGACCTGCTGATCCTGGTCACCCACGGTCACGGCAGCGCCGAGCTGGACTTCCGGGCCCTGCCGTGCCGCCCGGGCACGCTGCTGCGGGCCCGGCCCGGTCAGGTGCTGCGTTGCCTCGGTCCGCAGCTCGACGCGACGGTGGTGCGCTGGGGTCCGGCGACCCTGCGCGGCCTCGACGTCGACCCGGACGCGGTGCCGGCGTACCGGCAGCTCGCCGGGGAGGACGAGGACGCGGTGATCAGCGAGGTGACCCAGCTGGCCGTGGACGCCGACCGGCACGCGGGGATGCCGGCCGCGGCGGCGCTGCTGCGCCACCAGCTCGCCGTGCTGCTGCTGCGGCTGAGCCTGCTCCCGGGCGGCGAGGAGCGGGCCACGCCGCGGGCCGAGACGGAGACCTTCCGGCGGATGTGCCGGGAGGTCGAGCGCGGCTACCGGCACACCCGCCGGGTGGAGGACTACGCGGCCCAGCTCGGCTGCTCGGTGCGTACGCTGACCCGGGCCTGCCTGGCGGTCACCGGCCGCAGCGCCAAGCAGGTGATCGACGAGCGGGTGGCGTTGCAGGCCAGCCGGCTGCTCGCGGCCACCGACGAGCCGATCGCCCGGATCGGCCGGCGGCTCGGCTTCCCCGAGCCGACCAACTTCGGTCGCTTCTTCACCCGGGAGGTCGGGGTGAGCCCGGGGGCCTTCCGGGCCGCCCGGGAGCAGCCGCTGCCCGTCCGCATGGTGCGCCCTCGCCCGCCCGCCGACTCCCCCGCGCCCGCCGGCCGGGCATGA
- a CDS encoding ABC transporter permease, which produces MVDIAERPARPTARTAVSPPAAPAAAPALPGRLLGLGGRALHRSVALLALAAIWETAPRAGLVDRVFLPPLSEVLAAWWTLLRNGQLADHVGASLTRSLTGLALAVAAAIPLGLLIGWYRPLADLLSPLLEVFRNTAALALLPVFVLILGLGETSKIALVVYACSWPILLNTIAGVKGVDPLLVRSARSMGLNHLRLFQKVILPAAVPTIFTGVRLAGAYSILVLVAAEMVGAKAGLGYLINYAQYNFAIPDMYAGIITISAIGLVVNQLLVAGERRFSTWRVDVTA; this is translated from the coding sequence TTGGTTGACATCGCCGAACGCCCCGCCCGCCCGACGGCCCGGACCGCCGTGTCGCCGCCGGCGGCTCCCGCCGCCGCGCCCGCCCTGCCCGGACGGCTGCTCGGGCTCGGCGGCCGGGCCCTGCACCGCAGCGTCGCCCTGCTGGCCCTGGCCGCCATCTGGGAGACCGCACCCCGCGCCGGGCTCGTCGACCGGGTCTTCCTGCCGCCGCTGTCCGAGGTGCTCGCCGCCTGGTGGACGCTGCTGCGCAACGGGCAGCTCGCCGACCACGTCGGCGCCAGCCTGACCCGCTCGCTCACCGGGCTGGCCCTGGCCGTGGCCGCCGCCATCCCGCTCGGCCTGCTGATCGGCTGGTACCGGCCCCTCGCCGACCTGCTCAGCCCGCTGCTGGAGGTGTTCCGCAACACCGCCGCGCTGGCACTGCTGCCGGTCTTCGTGCTCATCCTCGGCCTGGGCGAGACCTCCAAGATCGCCCTGGTGGTCTACGCCTGCTCCTGGCCGATCCTGCTGAACACCATCGCCGGGGTGAAGGGGGTGGACCCGCTGCTGGTCCGCTCGGCCCGCTCGATGGGGCTCAACCACCTGCGGCTGTTCCAGAAGGTGATCCTGCCGGCGGCCGTGCCGACCATCTTCACCGGCGTCCGGCTCGCCGGGGCGTACTCGATCCTCGTGCTTGTCGCCGCCGAGATGGTGGGCGCCAAGGCGGGGCTCGGCTACCTCATCAACTACGCCCAGTACAACTTCGCGATCCCCGACATGTACGCCGGCATCATCACGATCTCCGCCATCGGCCTGGTCGTCAACCAGCTCCTCGTCGCCGGGGAACGCCGCTTCTCCACCTGGCGCGTCGACGTCACCGCCTGA
- a CDS encoding ATP-binding protein, whose protein sequence is MPEVHLTVGESKIKQFLNKKPLETIEELIWNGLDADARTINIELERNPAGALAGIVITDDGHGFSFDEANEYFPEYGDTWKKKIRASRTRNRILHGRNGEGRLFALSLGPDPTWESVAAAGDGRVRTRVRGNSLRPLVWNIDLMDPAGGSPGTQFRVRIPDERRLRSLEPESAVPRLTARLSFYLLAYPEVTITYDGFTLDPRDVIEQEVDLALELPPEYTNDPNPPKVRFVEWKERVADQKLLICNGRGEGLLDYGSPYSYSILSFTPYLIAERFNDLSQREVHMIPMVDASLLHSAILAVRRHVTQRQREISSNVVSQLQDEGIYPYDGKDLSETEEAERQTFDLVVTVARSALANKLVPRKFQVELLRAALENDPSDLHEILDNVLALSDEERADLTQLIKDTHLAHVISSAKTVVDRLNFISALRNVFADTDKRNALREIDQLHPMIASNLWLFGEEWNFSQTEQGLTSVLAQHLSRLGQEVTLENRLQSVKRDDGRSGRVDIVMFRGIGDEHHTQRLVIELKRPSLRVGSEELEQVKSYARAIVRDPQYKHGAGKWKFILVTYDIAPEIEYDIKQEDREPGHADKQRDYDLWVLTWGQIFDDAERKLRFFQRRLNYEATEERAHGSLAKLTEEYGIGLTRTRSRQAASGNTNGVVPGQARRVDTAID, encoded by the coding sequence TTGCCTGAGGTTCACCTTACCGTCGGAGAATCCAAGATCAAACAATTTCTCAACAAGAAGCCTCTGGAGACGATCGAAGAATTAATCTGGAACGGCTTAGACGCAGACGCGCGGACGATAAATATTGAACTTGAGCGCAATCCGGCCGGCGCACTCGCTGGGATTGTGATTACCGATGACGGGCATGGTTTCTCCTTCGACGAGGCTAACGAGTACTTCCCTGAATACGGCGACACGTGGAAGAAAAAGATTCGGGCCTCAAGGACGCGAAATAGGATCTTGCATGGCCGGAATGGGGAGGGGAGGCTCTTCGCGCTGTCGCTCGGACCCGATCCGACATGGGAGTCGGTCGCTGCCGCTGGCGACGGTCGAGTCAGGACGCGAGTTCGGGGCAATAGCCTTCGGCCGCTTGTATGGAACATTGATCTCATGGACCCAGCGGGTGGCAGCCCCGGCACTCAATTCCGAGTACGCATACCTGATGAGCGGCGTCTGCGCAGCCTTGAGCCCGAGTCGGCGGTTCCTCGCCTCACCGCAAGGCTTAGCTTCTATCTTCTAGCGTATCCAGAAGTGACCATCACTTACGATGGGTTTACGTTGGATCCGCGTGATGTGATAGAACAAGAGGTTGATCTAGCCCTCGAATTGCCGCCAGAATACACTAACGATCCGAACCCCCCAAAGGTCAGATTCGTAGAGTGGAAAGAGAGAGTTGCTGACCAAAAGCTGCTGATTTGCAACGGTCGAGGCGAGGGCCTTCTCGACTACGGCTCTCCCTATTCGTACTCAATCCTCTCGTTTACGCCATACCTTATTGCTGAGCGATTCAACGATCTCAGTCAGAGGGAAGTTCATATGATCCCGATGGTCGATGCTTCGTTGCTTCATTCGGCCATTCTTGCAGTGCGGCGTCACGTCACCCAGCGGCAGCGAGAGATATCAAGCAACGTGGTTAGCCAACTGCAAGACGAAGGAATCTATCCGTACGACGGCAAGGACCTCAGCGAGACAGAGGAAGCCGAGCGGCAGACATTCGATCTTGTGGTGACGGTCGCGAGATCCGCGCTGGCAAATAAGCTTGTTCCGCGAAAGTTCCAAGTTGAGCTACTTCGGGCCGCGCTCGAAAACGACCCCTCGGACCTTCACGAGATTCTTGACAACGTACTCGCACTCTCTGATGAAGAGCGGGCCGACCTTACGCAACTTATTAAAGACACACATCTAGCCCACGTCATTTCCTCGGCCAAGACGGTGGTTGATCGACTCAACTTTATATCCGCCTTGCGTAACGTTTTTGCAGACACCGACAAGCGTAACGCGCTGAGAGAAATTGATCAGCTGCATCCAATGATCGCTAGCAATCTGTGGCTATTCGGGGAGGAGTGGAACTTCTCCCAGACCGAACAGGGTCTGACGTCGGTTTTGGCGCAACATCTCTCGCGGCTAGGCCAGGAGGTGACGCTTGAGAACCGTCTTCAGAGCGTGAAGCGCGATGACGGTCGCAGCGGGCGAGTTGACATTGTCATGTTCCGAGGTATCGGAGACGAGCACCATACGCAGCGTCTAGTGATCGAACTGAAGCGACCAAGTTTGCGGGTGGGATCCGAAGAACTCGAACAGGTCAAATCCTATGCTCGGGCAATTGTGCGAGACCCCCAGTATAAGCACGGCGCGGGCAAGTGGAAGTTTATCCTCGTCACATACGACATCGCCCCGGAGATCGAATACGATATTAAACAGGAAGATCGAGAGCCTGGACACGCGGACAAGCAGCGGGATTATGACCTGTGGGTTCTCACTTGGGGGCAAATCTTCGATGATGCCGAACGGAAGCTGCGCTTCTTCCAGAGGCGCCTTAACTATGAAGCGACAGAAGAACGTGCCCACGGCAGTCTAGCCAAGCTGACAGAGGAATACGGCATTGGCCTCACACGGACGCGGAGTCGACAGGCGGCTAGCGGAAACACGAATGGAGTTGTGCCAGGTCAGGCTCGCAGGGTCGACACGGCGATCGACTGA
- a CDS encoding ABC transporter ATP-binding protein, with the protein MSTDKILFDRVTKVFPGRRGSGGAVTALDELTLGVRPGEFLVVVGPSGCGKSTLLDLLGGLSTPTGGQVLVDGRPVTGPGLDRGIVFQQYALLPWRTAAGNVAFGLEAKGVPRAERAELIAHHLDLVGLTGFADRYPHELSGGMKQRVAIARSLAYDPDVLLMDEPFAALDAQTRDSLQDELVRIWQATGKTVVFITHGIDEAVHLGQRVAVMTSRPGRIKEVIEIELGDRDAEEDVRSSDAFRHHRHQIWTLLRDEVRAAQSAVREEARVG; encoded by the coding sequence GTGAGCACCGACAAGATCCTCTTCGACCGGGTGACGAAGGTCTTCCCGGGTCGGCGGGGCAGCGGCGGCGCGGTCACCGCGCTCGACGAGCTGACCCTCGGGGTACGCCCTGGCGAGTTCCTTGTCGTCGTCGGCCCCAGCGGCTGCGGCAAGTCCACCCTGCTCGACCTGCTCGGCGGGCTCTCCACGCCGACCGGCGGGCAGGTGCTGGTGGACGGCCGCCCCGTCACCGGGCCCGGCCTCGACCGGGGCATCGTCTTCCAGCAGTACGCACTGCTGCCCTGGCGCACCGCCGCCGGCAACGTCGCGTTCGGACTGGAGGCCAAGGGCGTGCCGCGCGCGGAACGCGCCGAGCTCATCGCCCACCACCTCGACCTGGTCGGGCTCACCGGGTTCGCCGACCGATACCCGCACGAGCTGTCCGGTGGAATGAAGCAGCGGGTGGCCATCGCCCGCAGCCTCGCGTACGACCCCGACGTGCTGCTCATGGACGAGCCGTTCGCGGCGCTCGACGCGCAGACCCGCGACTCGCTCCAGGACGAGCTGGTCCGGATCTGGCAGGCCACCGGCAAGACCGTCGTGTTCATCACGCACGGCATCGACGAGGCCGTCCACCTGGGTCAGCGGGTCGCCGTGATGACCTCCCGCCCGGGGCGGATCAAGGAGGTCATCGAGATCGAGCTGGGCGACCGGGACGCCGAGGAGGACGTGCGCTCCTCCGACGCGTTCCGGCACCACCGGCACCAGATCTGGACGCTGCTGCGCGACGAGGTGCGGGCCGCCCAGTCCGCCGTACGAGAGGAGGCCCGCGTTGGTTGA
- a CDS encoding flavin reductase family protein, translating to MTTVDRPGAGTVELRPVDSDTFRGLLRRQASTVTVVTTPGLHGGRRLPSLPPAGFTATSFTSVSLDPPLVSFCLGRESSSWPTVERAEHVAVHLLASGQQEVARIFATSGIDRFAAHPGWAAGPFGVPLIGDALAVLLCRVVRRIEAGDHTLVLAEPLALGAGEDGDPLVHHRGGYTTTLGAWPGTW from the coding sequence GTGACCACCGTGGACCGGCCCGGTGCCGGCACCGTGGAGCTGCGCCCGGTCGACTCCGACACGTTCCGCGGTCTGCTGCGCCGGCAGGCGTCCACGGTCACCGTGGTCACCACGCCCGGCCTGCACGGCGGCCGGCGCCTGCCGTCGCTGCCGCCGGCCGGCTTCACCGCCACCTCGTTCACCTCGGTGTCGCTGGACCCGCCGCTGGTCTCGTTCTGCCTGGGCCGGGAGTCGTCGAGCTGGCCGACAGTGGAACGGGCCGAGCACGTGGCCGTGCACCTGCTCGCCTCCGGCCAGCAGGAGGTCGCGCGGATCTTCGCCACCAGCGGGATCGACAGGTTCGCCGCCCACCCCGGCTGGGCGGCCGGCCCGTTCGGGGTGCCGCTGATCGGTGACGCCCTGGCCGTGCTGCTCTGCCGGGTGGTCCGCCGGATCGAGGCCGGTGACCACACCCTCGTGCTCGCCGAACCCCTGGCGCTCGGCGCGGGCGAGGACGGTGACCCGCTGGTGCACCACCGCGGCGGCTACACCACCACGCTGGGCGCCTGGCCGGGGACGTGGTGA
- a CDS encoding SDR family oxidoreductase → MTDLFSVEGKTVLVTGGSRGIGLMIAQGFVRAGAKVIISSRKADVCEAVAKELSAEGHCEAIPADLGHDEGAIGLAQAVRERTDRLDVLVNNAGATWGAPLESYPETAFDKLWAVNVKAVFRLTTALLPALRAAATPDDPARVINIGSIDGIRVPWMEVYAYSATKAAVHMLTRSLAHQLAGEQITVNAIAPGPFESKMMAFALDDPASRAAIEQQVPLGRIGRPEDMAGTAIYLSSRAGAYLTGAVIPVDGGITTHG, encoded by the coding sequence ATGACGGATCTGTTCTCGGTCGAAGGCAAGACGGTCCTGGTCACCGGCGGCTCACGGGGGATCGGCCTGATGATCGCCCAGGGCTTCGTCCGGGCCGGCGCAAAGGTCATCATCTCCTCGCGCAAGGCCGACGTCTGCGAGGCCGTGGCCAAGGAACTCTCCGCCGAGGGACACTGCGAGGCGATCCCCGCCGACCTGGGCCACGACGAGGGCGCGATCGGGCTGGCGCAGGCCGTGCGGGAGCGCACCGACCGGCTCGACGTGCTGGTCAACAACGCCGGCGCCACGTGGGGCGCGCCGCTGGAGTCGTACCCGGAGACCGCGTTCGACAAGCTCTGGGCGGTGAACGTCAAGGCCGTCTTCCGGCTCACCACCGCGCTGCTGCCCGCGCTGCGCGCGGCAGCCACCCCCGACGACCCGGCCCGCGTGATCAACATCGGCTCGATCGACGGCATCCGCGTGCCGTGGATGGAGGTGTACGCCTACTCGGCGACCAAGGCGGCCGTGCACATGCTCACCCGCAGCCTCGCCCACCAGCTCGCCGGCGAGCAGATCACTGTCAACGCGATCGCGCCGGGGCCGTTCGAGAGCAAGATGATGGCCTTCGCGCTGGACGACCCGGCCTCCCGCGCGGCCATCGAGCAGCAGGTGCCGCTGGGCCGGATCGGCCGCCCCGAGGACATGGCGGGCACGGCGATCTACCTGTCGTCGCGGGCCGGCGCGTACCTGACCGGGGCGGTCATCCCGGTCGACGGCGGGATCACCACGCACGGCTGA
- a CDS encoding type I restriction-modification enzyme R subunit C-terminal domain-containing protein: MRPAARRTGSGWLFIRSLVGLDREAATEAFGEFLAGRTLTANQINFVNLIITHVTQNGVMEPAGLYESPFSDIAPHGPDSIFPSADVDRLITILNSVRDAAASGAEVA, from the coding sequence ATGAGGCCCGCCGCTCGGCGCACGGGCTCGGGCTGGCTGTTCATCCGCTCGCTGGTCGGTCTGGACCGGGAGGCCGCAACGGAGGCGTTCGGCGAGTTCCTGGCCGGACGCACCCTGACCGCCAACCAGATCAACTTCGTCAACCTGATCATCACCCACGTGACCCAGAACGGCGTCATGGAGCCCGCAGGGCTCTACGAATCCCCGTTCAGCGACATCGCCCCGCACGGGCCGGACTCGATCTTCCCGTCCGCCGACGTCGACCGCCTGATCACGATCCTCAACTCCGTCCGAGACGCCGCCGCTTCCGGGGCCGAGGTGGCTTAG
- a CDS encoding TIGR02611 family protein, which translates to MVTRGSSVAARTTAGPPKGAARAAESRGYEVPVEGGPRTALVERRQAGWRGRLHTTLELIRANPTGRVALKIFIGVLGAIVVTVGLALIPLPGPGWLLVIAGLGVWAVEFHWARRLLAFTRRHVNAWTRWVTSRSLPVRCALGAVGLVFVSVVVWLSLKYSLGIDLVARTLHYLATH; encoded by the coding sequence ATGGTCACGAGGGGTTCCTCGGTAGCAGCGAGGACCACGGCCGGACCGCCGAAAGGTGCGGCCCGAGCAGCCGAAAGTCGGGGGTACGAGGTGCCTGTCGAAGGGGGTCCGCGGACCGCTCTCGTGGAGCGGCGCCAGGCCGGATGGCGAGGCCGCCTGCACACCACCCTCGAACTCATCCGGGCCAACCCCACCGGCCGCGTCGCCCTCAAGATCTTCATCGGCGTGCTCGGCGCCATCGTCGTCACCGTCGGCCTCGCGCTGATCCCGCTGCCCGGGCCCGGCTGGCTCCTGGTGATCGCCGGCCTCGGCGTCTGGGCCGTCGAATTCCACTGGGCCCGGCGGCTGCTCGCCTTCACCCGCCGGCACGTCAACGCCTGGACGCGCTGGGTCACCAGCCGGTCGCTGCCCGTACGCTGCGCCCTGGGCGCCGTCGGGCTCGTGTTCGTGTCGGTAGTGGTGTGGCTGTCGCTCAAGTACAGCCTCGGCATCGACCTCGTGGCGCGGACGCTGCACTACCTCGCGACCCACTGA
- a CDS encoding SsgA family sporulation/cell division regulator, whose product MSVIRPTTVEVETSLRLVAPDATALPVRASLRYDPADPYAVHVLFHAESAGGEAVSWSFARELLVTGLDEPAGIGDVRVWPWATPRGDFVALALSSPDGNALFEVPRSVLVRFLRRTYVVVPRGREAEHLDVDTAVNRLLAGR is encoded by the coding sequence ATGAGTGTCATCCGACCGACGACCGTAGAGGTCGAGACGTCGCTAAGGCTCGTCGCGCCTGACGCCACCGCCTTGCCGGTGCGTGCCAGTCTGCGTTACGACCCTGCTGACCCGTATGCGGTCCATGTCCTGTTCCACGCCGAATCCGCCGGTGGCGAGGCGGTGAGCTGGTCGTTCGCCCGCGAACTGCTGGTCACCGGTCTCGACGAGCCGGCCGGCATCGGCGACGTCCGGGTCTGGCCGTGGGCCACGCCGCGCGGCGACTTCGTCGCGCTCGCGCTGTCGTCCCCGGACGGCAACGCCCTCTTCGAGGTCCCGCGCAGCGTGCTGGTGCGCTTCCTGCGCCGGACCTACGTCGTCGTCCCGCGCGGCCGCGAGGCCGAGCACCTGGACGTCGACACGGCGGTGAACCGGCTGCTCGCCGGCCGCTGA
- a CDS encoding LLM class flavin-dependent oxidoreductase, translating into MSRTLHLNAFLMGVGHHEAAWRHPRTDPRRIADVTHFQELARIAERGTLDSVFFADGLAVGPAVRHNIQAVFEPVTLLAALATATEHIGLIATASTTYNEPFNLARKFASLDHLSGGRAGWNIVTSAQAREARNFNLDDHPAHAERYRRAAEFVDVAIKLWDSWEDDALVLDTAAGVFADTDRVHEIAHQGERFRVHGPLNTPRPPQGRPLLVQAGSSADGIAFAARYAEAVFTAQQTLADGQAFYAELRRATAAAGRDPDGVKVLPGIAPVIGGTESEARALADELEALIVPEHALAQLSGMTGLDLTGLPLDGPLPDLPDVSAVQSHQSRYQLVVDLARREKLTIRQLIGRLGGGRGHRVVAGTPEQIADQIELWFTQGAADGFNVMPPLLPHGLEAFVDHVVPLLRRRGLFRHEYTGRTLREHYGLPRPASTYAGRELVTA; encoded by the coding sequence ATGTCCCGAACCCTGCACCTCAACGCGTTCCTGATGGGTGTCGGCCACCATGAGGCGGCCTGGCGGCACCCGCGTACCGACCCGCGCCGCATCGCTGACGTGACGCACTTCCAGGAGCTGGCCCGGATCGCCGAGCGCGGCACCCTCGACTCGGTGTTCTTCGCCGACGGGCTCGCCGTCGGCCCGGCCGTCCGGCACAACATCCAGGCCGTCTTCGAGCCGGTCACGCTGCTCGCCGCGCTGGCGACGGCCACCGAGCACATCGGCCTCATCGCGACCGCCTCCACCACGTACAACGAGCCGTTCAACCTGGCCCGCAAGTTCGCCTCGCTGGACCACCTGAGCGGCGGCCGGGCCGGCTGGAACATCGTCACCTCCGCGCAGGCCCGGGAGGCCCGCAACTTCAACCTCGACGACCACCCGGCGCACGCCGAGCGCTACCGGCGGGCCGCCGAGTTCGTCGACGTGGCGATCAAGCTCTGGGACAGCTGGGAGGACGACGCGCTGGTCCTCGACACGGCGGCCGGCGTCTTCGCCGACACCGACCGGGTGCACGAGATCGCACACCAGGGCGAGCGGTTCCGGGTGCACGGGCCGCTGAACACCCCGCGCCCGCCGCAGGGCCGGCCGCTGCTCGTGCAGGCCGGCTCGTCCGCCGACGGCATCGCGTTCGCCGCCCGCTACGCCGAGGCCGTCTTCACCGCCCAGCAGACACTCGCCGACGGCCAGGCGTTCTACGCCGAGCTGCGGCGCGCGACCGCCGCCGCCGGCCGGGACCCCGACGGGGTCAAGGTCCTGCCCGGTATCGCGCCGGTGATCGGGGGTACGGAGTCCGAGGCCCGGGCCCTCGCCGACGAGCTGGAGGCGCTCATCGTGCCCGAGCACGCCCTCGCCCAGCTCTCCGGCATGACCGGTCTCGACCTCACCGGGCTGCCGCTGGACGGGCCGCTGCCCGACCTGCCCGACGTCAGCGCGGTGCAGTCCCACCAGAGCCGCTACCAGCTCGTCGTCGACCTGGCCCGCCGGGAGAAGCTCACCATCCGGCAGCTCATCGGCCGGCTCGGCGGCGGTCGCGGGCACCGGGTCGTCGCCGGCACCCCGGAGCAGATCGCCGACCAGATCGAGCTCTGGTTCACCCAGGGCGCCGCCGACGGCTTCAACGTCATGCCACCCCTGCTGCCCCACGGACTGGAGGCCTTCGTGGACCACGTCGTTCCGCTGCTGCGCCGGCGCGGCCTGTTCCGGCACGAGTACACCGGCCGGACCCTGCGCGAGCACTACGGGCTGCCCCGCCCGGCGAGCACCTACGCCGGCCGAGAGCTGGTGACGGCGTGA